From a region of the Alnus glutinosa chromosome 1, dhAlnGlut1.1, whole genome shotgun sequence genome:
- the LOC133858769 gene encoding uncharacterized protein LOC133858769 isoform X3, with amino-acid sequence MAEECTESSSSTPLNWWDLHVSSLSSWNNSNPWHSQDPNSNSSCEEDVSISTSFTNASNHSGLTVESSRRFFEPASSNELIGEHASDNNLWSQVLLSVGSNIGEVENNQDVEEKFVDALSSKSMSTGMFGPACDYLKKLDNSWEFTNSCTSFNNFDKHISSGLSESVLDNERLSKLSNLVSTWSIAPPVADVNRQFDPEACDVSLSDGHDSTSRNSSLFSCYRDHDLKVDNESRESEAPAALFNNCNGVQYQIELNSSLVGDNTRYYGMSNPSSCTRIRSFADIISFSSRIGKPLVDIHAPNHCFKSLNSSVHDKKQGLQTSSLLTNSTCSKQTRINGKEQGTTNEGKRKRSEDGSEPVLKKPKHESPTASSAKVHQKSSLETESRPFSKLCHLLERNSIHKVSTRTSTATE; translated from the exons ATGGCTGAAGAATGCACAGAGAGCTCTTCCTCAACGCCACTGAACTGGTGGGATCTCCATGTAAGCTCTCTATCTTCATGGAATAATTCGAATCCATGGCACAGTCAAGACCCTAACTCCAACTCCTCTTGTGAGGAGGATGTTTCAATCTCTACATCATTTACTAATGCCTCCAACCACTCGGGCTTGACCGTTGAATCCTCTCGCCGGTTTTTTGAGCCTGCTTCATCGAACGAGTTGATTGGAGAACATGCATCCGATAATAATCTTTGGAGCCAagttctttt GAGTGTTGGAAGCAATATTGGAGAAGTGGAAAACAATCAAGATGTGGAAGAGAAGTTTGTTGACGCATTATCATCCAAAAGTATGTCAACTGGGATGTTTGGACCTGCCTGCGACTACTTGAAGAAACTGGACAACAGTTGGGAATTCACAAACTCTTGTACATCTTTCAATAATTTTGACAAGCACATAAGTAGTGGGTTGAGTGAGAGCGTACTTGACAACGAAAGGTTAAGCAAGTTGTCTAATCTAGTCAGCACTTGGTCTATTGCCCCTCCAGTCGCAGATGTCAATCGCCAATTTGACCCCGAAGCATGCGATGTATCTTTGAGTGATGGTCATGATTCCACATCTAGGAATTCCAGTTTATTTTCATGTTATCGTGATCATGATTTGAAAGTTGACAATGAATCTCGTGAGAGTGAAGCCCCAGCAGCTTTATTCAACAACTGTAACGGTGTTCAATATCAAATTGAACTTAACAGCTCATTGGTGGGAGATAACACCAGATATTATGGGATGTCTAATCCTTCTTCCTGCACACGTATAAGAAGCTTTGCAGACATTATATCTTTCAGTAGTCGTATAGGCAAGCCGTTGGTCGATATTCATGCACCTAATCACTGTTTTAAATCACTTAATTCATCTGTTCATGATAAGAAACAAGGGCTTCAAACTTCTTCTCTG TTGACAAACTCAACTTGCTCCAAGCAGACCAGAATTAATGGAAAAGAACAGGGAACTACgaatgaaggaaaaagaaaaaggtccgAAGATGGTTCAGAGCCAGTCCTGAAAAAACCAAAGCATGAGAGTCCTACAGCTTCATCAGCCAAGgt GCACCAAAAGTCAAGCTTGGAGACAGAATCACGGCCCTTCAGCAAATTGTGTCACCTTTTGGAAAG gaattcaatacatAAAGTTTCTACAAGAACAAGTACAG CTACTGAGTAA
- the LOC133858769 gene encoding transcription factor bHLH111 isoform X1 codes for MAEECTESSSSTPLNWWDLHVSSLSSWNNSNPWHSQDPNSNSSCEEDVSISTSFTNASNHSGLTVESSRRFFEPASSNELIGEHASDNNLWSQVLLSVGSNIGEVENNQDVEEKFVDALSSKSMSTGMFGPACDYLKKLDNSWEFTNSCTSFNNFDKHISSGLSESVLDNERLSKLSNLVSTWSIAPPVADVNRQFDPEACDVSLSDGHDSTSRNSSLFSCYRDHDLKVDNESRESEAPAALFNNCNGVQYQIELNSSLVGDNTRYYGMSNPSSCTRIRSFADIISFSSRIGKPLVDIHAPNHCFKSLNSSVHDKKQGLQTSSLLTNSTCSKQTRINGKEQGTTNEGKRKRSEDGSEPVLKKPKHESPTASSAKVQAPKVKLGDRITALQQIVSPFGKTDTASVLFEGIQYIKFLQEQVQLLSNPYMKTNPHKDPWGGLDRKDKGDTKPDLRSKGLCLVPISCTPQIYRENAGSDYWSTPAYRGCLYR; via the exons ATGGCTGAAGAATGCACAGAGAGCTCTTCCTCAACGCCACTGAACTGGTGGGATCTCCATGTAAGCTCTCTATCTTCATGGAATAATTCGAATCCATGGCACAGTCAAGACCCTAACTCCAACTCCTCTTGTGAGGAGGATGTTTCAATCTCTACATCATTTACTAATGCCTCCAACCACTCGGGCTTGACCGTTGAATCCTCTCGCCGGTTTTTTGAGCCTGCTTCATCGAACGAGTTGATTGGAGAACATGCATCCGATAATAATCTTTGGAGCCAagttctttt GAGTGTTGGAAGCAATATTGGAGAAGTGGAAAACAATCAAGATGTGGAAGAGAAGTTTGTTGACGCATTATCATCCAAAAGTATGTCAACTGGGATGTTTGGACCTGCCTGCGACTACTTGAAGAAACTGGACAACAGTTGGGAATTCACAAACTCTTGTACATCTTTCAATAATTTTGACAAGCACATAAGTAGTGGGTTGAGTGAGAGCGTACTTGACAACGAAAGGTTAAGCAAGTTGTCTAATCTAGTCAGCACTTGGTCTATTGCCCCTCCAGTCGCAGATGTCAATCGCCAATTTGACCCCGAAGCATGCGATGTATCTTTGAGTGATGGTCATGATTCCACATCTAGGAATTCCAGTTTATTTTCATGTTATCGTGATCATGATTTGAAAGTTGACAATGAATCTCGTGAGAGTGAAGCCCCAGCAGCTTTATTCAACAACTGTAACGGTGTTCAATATCAAATTGAACTTAACAGCTCATTGGTGGGAGATAACACCAGATATTATGGGATGTCTAATCCTTCTTCCTGCACACGTATAAGAAGCTTTGCAGACATTATATCTTTCAGTAGTCGTATAGGCAAGCCGTTGGTCGATATTCATGCACCTAATCACTGTTTTAAATCACTTAATTCATCTGTTCATGATAAGAAACAAGGGCTTCAAACTTCTTCTCTG TTGACAAACTCAACTTGCTCCAAGCAGACCAGAATTAATGGAAAAGAACAGGGAACTACgaatgaaggaaaaagaaaaaggtccgAAGATGGTTCAGAGCCAGTCCTGAAAAAACCAAAGCATGAGAGTCCTACAGCTTCATCAGCCAAG GTACAGGCACCAAAAGTCAAGCTTGGAGACAGAATCACGGCCCTTCAGCAAATTGTGTCACCTTTTGGAAAG ACTGATACAGCATCTGTACTCtttgaaggaattcaatacatAAAGTTTCTACAAGAACAAGTACAG CTACTGAGTAATCCGTACATGAAGACTAATCCACACAAG GATCCATGGGGAGGTTTGGATAGGAAAGATAAGGGAGACACAAAGCCTGACCTCAGGAGCAAAGGTCTTTGTTTAGTTCCTATCTCATGTACACCTCAGATTTACCGTGAGAATGCAGGATCAGACTATTGGAGTACACCAGCATATAGAGGATGTTTGTATAGGTGA
- the LOC133858769 gene encoding transcription factor bHLH111 isoform X2, producing the protein MAEECTESSSSTPLNWWDLHVSSLSSWNNSNPWHSQDPNSNSSCEEDVSISTSFTNASNHSGLTVESSRRFFEPASSNELIGEHASDNNLWSQVLLSVGSNIGEVENNQDVEEKFVDALSSKSMSTGMFGPACDYLKKLDNSWEFTNSCTSFNNFDKHISSGLSESVLDNERLSKLSNLVSTWSIAPPVADVNRQFDPEACDVSLSDGHDSTSRNSSLFSCYRDHDLKVDNESRESEAPAALFNNCNGVQYQIELNSSLVGDNTRYYGMSNPSSCTRIRSFADIISFSSRIGKPLVDIHAPNHCFKSLNSSVHDKKQGLQTSSLTRINGKEQGTTNEGKRKRSEDGSEPVLKKPKHESPTASSAKVQAPKVKLGDRITALQQIVSPFGKTDTASVLFEGIQYIKFLQEQVQLLSNPYMKTNPHKDPWGGLDRKDKGDTKPDLRSKGLCLVPISCTPQIYRENAGSDYWSTPAYRGCLYR; encoded by the exons ATGGCTGAAGAATGCACAGAGAGCTCTTCCTCAACGCCACTGAACTGGTGGGATCTCCATGTAAGCTCTCTATCTTCATGGAATAATTCGAATCCATGGCACAGTCAAGACCCTAACTCCAACTCCTCTTGTGAGGAGGATGTTTCAATCTCTACATCATTTACTAATGCCTCCAACCACTCGGGCTTGACCGTTGAATCCTCTCGCCGGTTTTTTGAGCCTGCTTCATCGAACGAGTTGATTGGAGAACATGCATCCGATAATAATCTTTGGAGCCAagttctttt GAGTGTTGGAAGCAATATTGGAGAAGTGGAAAACAATCAAGATGTGGAAGAGAAGTTTGTTGACGCATTATCATCCAAAAGTATGTCAACTGGGATGTTTGGACCTGCCTGCGACTACTTGAAGAAACTGGACAACAGTTGGGAATTCACAAACTCTTGTACATCTTTCAATAATTTTGACAAGCACATAAGTAGTGGGTTGAGTGAGAGCGTACTTGACAACGAAAGGTTAAGCAAGTTGTCTAATCTAGTCAGCACTTGGTCTATTGCCCCTCCAGTCGCAGATGTCAATCGCCAATTTGACCCCGAAGCATGCGATGTATCTTTGAGTGATGGTCATGATTCCACATCTAGGAATTCCAGTTTATTTTCATGTTATCGTGATCATGATTTGAAAGTTGACAATGAATCTCGTGAGAGTGAAGCCCCAGCAGCTTTATTCAACAACTGTAACGGTGTTCAATATCAAATTGAACTTAACAGCTCATTGGTGGGAGATAACACCAGATATTATGGGATGTCTAATCCTTCTTCCTGCACACGTATAAGAAGCTTTGCAGACATTATATCTTTCAGTAGTCGTATAGGCAAGCCGTTGGTCGATATTCATGCACCTAATCACTGTTTTAAATCACTTAATTCATCTGTTCATGATAAGAAACAAGGGCTTCAAACTTCTTCTCTG ACCAGAATTAATGGAAAAGAACAGGGAACTACgaatgaaggaaaaagaaaaaggtccgAAGATGGTTCAGAGCCAGTCCTGAAAAAACCAAAGCATGAGAGTCCTACAGCTTCATCAGCCAAG GTACAGGCACCAAAAGTCAAGCTTGGAGACAGAATCACGGCCCTTCAGCAAATTGTGTCACCTTTTGGAAAG ACTGATACAGCATCTGTACTCtttgaaggaattcaatacatAAAGTTTCTACAAGAACAAGTACAG CTACTGAGTAATCCGTACATGAAGACTAATCCACACAAG GATCCATGGGGAGGTTTGGATAGGAAAGATAAGGGAGACACAAAGCCTGACCTCAGGAGCAAAGGTCTTTGTTTAGTTCCTATCTCATGTACACCTCAGATTTACCGTGAGAATGCAGGATCAGACTATTGGAGTACACCAGCATATAGAGGATGTTTGTATAGGTGA